The nucleotide sequence TAAAAGACGAAATCATCCGGGTAATCTTTAAGGAAGGAAAGAGACTGTAAAAACTGTTCAGGAATTACGACTTTTTCGGATTTCCTATTCTTACTGATTTCCCCGGAAATTTCTATGAAGGAATATTCAAAATTGATTGCTGATATTTTTAATAATCTTGCTTCTCCCGGTCGGATAAAACAATAAAAAAGCAGTTGAATACCAAGCCAGAGCTCCTCCGGCGTAGTCTCATTTTTAATCAGTTCAATTTGTTCATTCGTGAAAAAGTTCAGCGACTTGGCCTTAGGCTTTTCATTTTGACCTTACCTACAGGATTATTGTCAACAAATCCGAATTCCATTGTCTTCATATACAAAGTCGAACGTAAACCCCTGTATTTACAAATGGTACTGGCTGTAGCCCTATTCTCGGTTAAATAGAGGATAAAATCCGTGATATCTTTTGGTTAAGTCTTGGTCATAGGTTTTGAGGACAGGGGCAAAAAAAAATTTGGATATACAAGTTTTGATACAAACCTAAAAAGATACAACGCAACAGAATAACTTCCATTGCGTTGTAATTAAAGGTCGGGAAGACAGGATTCGAACCTGCGACCCCCTGGTCCCAAACCAGGTGCGCTACCGGCCTGCGCTACTTCCCGGTTCCCGCTAACTAAAGCGGGTGCAAATGTAGGGGAAAATTTGCAAAAATCATAAAAATCAGTGGGAAGAATGAGAAAAAATACCGTATTCCAGTATTTTCCGCTTCTCCAGCAGCCGGTTCAGCAATGTCAACTGGTTCTGTGCCCTCACAAAATTATGCCCTTCATATTTGGCGCCATAATACCTGTCGTCATTCAAATGATCTGTCAGAAAGCGAAGCGCCTGCATATAAATCATAAAAAGACCAGAGTAAAAAAAATGCGCTTTTTCAGCCGGTGTCAGCTCGTCCTGCATTTCCTCAAGATAACCGTTGACAATCGCTTTATAGTAGTCCTCGCGCACCGTGATCTTTGAAAAATCTTTTTCTTCCTCACTTACCGGGCACAGGTAGGTGCGCATCATATCCCCCACATCACTTATAAAATAGCCGGGCATCACGGTATCCAGATCAATCACACAAAGGCCTTTATTCGCCTCATCAAAAAGTACATTGCTGATCTTGGTGTCATGGTGGGTCACCCGTCTTTTAAAATCGGGATTCTCAAGTATCTCCCTGAAGCGGTCTACAATGGCAGAATGCGCTTTTAACTCACCGATCACCGCCCCTGCCGCCGCTACCCGCTGACCATTCCCGTTCTCCAATGCTTCCAGGAACTGCTCGTACCGTAATACCAGGTCATGAAAGGATGGCAGAGTGATCTTTAATTCGTCCACATTTAACCCCGACAGTTTTTTTGTGAACAACCCGAATTGCCGGGCTGCTTCATAAGCCTGTTGCGGCTCTTCCACCACATCCACCGAATGACTGCCTTTTACAAAAGGGAACATCCGGTAGTAACCATCTCCTTCTATATGCAGCATGGTTTCCCCGGAAACGGTTTTTACCGGCGATACAAAAAAATATTCCGCATTCTGCTGCGCCAAATAGTTGTCTATAAATTCGAGATTCCAGGCGATCGCTTCCGGTTCCCGGAATACATTCTGGTTTACTTTCTGTAATATAAATTCATTGTCCCCGCTGCAGATCACCCATGTATAATTGATCAACCCGCTGCCGTAAGGTCTTATAGCACAATGGACTTCCTTCAATCCATAACCGGCAAGTACTTTATCCATAATCTGGTTTAAGGGGATAAATGTATAAAATAAAGTTTAAGAAAATTTTCAAAAACCGGTGCAAACGATTGTCCAGTACAGACTTTAGGAATTATAAACCAGTGCAACAGGAATTTCATTCTGCTGAAAAGTTTTTACAGCACTGTCATCATCCGGCTTATTCTGAAGAATGTCCATCAGCATTTTCATAGCAGCCTCCCCCTGGTTATACGGAAACTGGTCTATCGATACTACCGGGGGATAGGCGGTGTGTTTGTTCACGGAGATATTTGCATAGCTGGCAAATAATATATCCTCATTAATTTTCACGTGCTCCTTCAACGCATATTTTACGGCATCCATATGCACGTAGTCGTTAAAGCTGATGATGGCATCCGGTGGTTTTTTCAGCGCCAGCAGCCGGGCAACAGCCTTATGTGTTCCTTCTTCAGAAAAGTCCGTCTGCTCCACCATCTGCATATCCACCTTGAGTTTCCTCCGGGAAACGCCCTCGATATATCCATCCAGCCGTTCCTTGGAGGCAATGATCGCAGCCGGGCCATTTATAAAAGCGATCCGCTTCCGGTCCTGTTTAAACAACCATTCGATCATATCCACGGTTCCGGTAAATAAATTACAATAAACCTTATTTACATTGGAATGGGACGGTACCCGGTCGAAATACACCACGGGAATGTTATACGCATCCAATGCTTTTAAATGATCGCTCTTATTGGTTTCTTTGGAAAGAGATATGATCAGCCCGTCCACCCGCTGGTTCTTCATGGCATCCACTACCCGCCGTTCCTTATCAATACGGTCGTGGCTTTGTCCGAATAAAATGGTATACCCGTTCTCCAATGCAATATCTTCGATACCACTGATACCTTTTGAAAAGAAATCTTCATAGATATGCGGCACGA is from Niabella beijingensis and encodes:
- a CDS encoding phosphotransferase enzyme family protein, which gives rise to MDKVLAGYGLKEVHCAIRPYGSGLINYTWVICSGDNEFILQKVNQNVFREPEAIAWNLEFIDNYLAQQNAEYFFVSPVKTVSGETMLHIEGDGYYRMFPFVKGSHSVDVVEEPQQAYEAARQFGLFTKKLSGLNVDELKITLPSFHDLVLRYEQFLEALENGNGQRVAAAGAVIGELKAHSAIVDRFREILENPDFKRRVTHHDTKISNVLFDEANKGLCVIDLDTVMPGYFISDVGDMMRTYLCPVSEEEKDFSKITVREDYYKAIVNGYLEEMQDELTPAEKAHFFYSGLFMIYMQALRFLTDHLNDDRYYGAKYEGHNFVRAQNQLTLLNRLLEKRKILEYGIFSHSSH
- a CDS encoding LacI family DNA-binding transcriptional regulator; translation: MSESIPTIKEIAKRLNVSVSTVSRALSDHPRISAKTKEAVKELAKALNYEPNSKAIFFKQKKSYVIGVIVPHIYEDFFSKGISGIEDIALENGYTILFGQSHDRIDKERRVVDAMKNQRVDGLIISLSKETNKSDHLKALDAYNIPVVYFDRVPSHSNVNKVYCNLFTGTVDMIEWLFKQDRKRIAFINGPAAIIASKERLDGYIEGVSRRKLKVDMQMVEQTDFSEEGTHKAVARLLALKKPPDAIISFNDYVHMDAVKYALKEHVKINEDILFASYANISVNKHTAYPPVVSIDQFPYNQGEAAMKMLMDILQNKPDDDSAVKTFQQNEIPVALVYNS